One segment of Solanum stenotomum isolate F172 chromosome 1, ASM1918654v1, whole genome shotgun sequence DNA contains the following:
- the LOC125858243 gene encoding soyasaponin III rhamnosyltransferase-like, translating into MDTTKAKLPNWGIFDEVDPLPEGFRQRTAEKGVVHIGWAPQKEILAHPSIGGSLVQGGWGSVTESLQYGHVVVVLAFVYDQGFNGRFLMEKGLGIEVERNEEDGSFTRNEIEKALKYAMVSKEGEELRVRTKEAAAIFGDQKLHDSYVASFVEYLKNNREEISTD; encoded by the coding sequence ATGGATACTACAAAAGCCAAATTGCCAAATTGGGGTATTTTTGATGAAGTGGATCCTTTGCCGGAAGGATTCCGGCAGAGGACCGCGGAGAAAGGAGTGGTGCACATTGGATGGGCACCACAGAAGGAGATTCTGGCACATCCTTCAATTGGGGGAAGTCTGGTTCAAGGTGGGTGGGGTTCCGTAACAGAGAGTTTGCAGTAcgggcatgttgttgttgttctggCGTTTGTGTATGATCAAGGGTTTAATGGGAGATTTCTGATGGAAAAGGGATTGGGAATTGAAGTGGAGAGAAATGAAGAAGACGGATCGTTTACGAGAAATGAGATAGAGAAAGCGTTGAAGTATGCTATGGTTTCGAAGGAAGGTGAAGAGCTGAGAGTTCGAACCAAAGAAGCTGCAGCCATTTTTGGAGATCAAAAGCTTCATGATTCATACGTTGCTAGTTTCGTTGAGTATCTGAAGAATAATAGAGAAGAAATATCTACTGATTAA
- the LOC125868817 gene encoding probable polygalacturonase, with protein MMVKTDWLLVILLGLVLLSLEGAEGRKERILGGSPYELAYSAINCRKHSASIKDFGGIGDGKTLNTKAFQKAVNQLSKYASDGGAQLVIPAGHWLTGSFNLTSHFTLFLHKDAVLLASQEISQWPVIDPLPSYGHGRDAPGGRYISLIFGTNLTDVIITGENGTIDGQGALWWQQFHMNKLKYTRPYLIELMHSNKIQISNLTLLNSPSWNIHPVYSSDIIIQGITILAPVTSPNTDGIDPDSCTNIKLEDNYIVSGDDCVAVKSGWDEYGIKYGKPTSHLIIKRLTCISPYSAAIALGSEMSGGIQDVRIQDITAIQTESGIRIKTGVGRGGYVKDIYVKGMKLHTMKWVFWMTGNYGSHADTHWDPKALPEIKGINYRDVVAENVSMAGQLDGISGDPFTGICMSNVTIGLAKKSKQNPWACTNIEGISSSVQPPPCKLLVDQGPKKSGMCDFPTESLPIDSIEMQRCSYRLNL; from the exons ATG ATGGTGAAGACAGATTGGTTGTTAGTAATCCTTCTAGGCCTGGTGCTTTTAAGTCTAGAAGGAGctgaaggaagaaaagagagaattcTTGGAGGATCCCCTTATGAGTTAGCATACTCAGCAATAAACTGCAGAAAGCACAGTGCATCCATAAAAGATTTTGGAGGAATTGGAGATGGAAAAACACTCAACACAAAGGCATTTCAAAAGGCAGTAAATCAACTGAGCAAATATGCATCAGATGGTGGAGCTCAACTAGTTATCCCTGCTGGTCACTGGCTCACTGGTAGTTTCAATCTTACTAGCCATTTCACTCTTTTTCTACACAAGGATGCTGTTCTTCTTGCTTCTCAG GAGATAAGCCAGTGGCCTGTGATAGACCCCCTACCATCCTATGGTCATGGGAGGGATGCACCAGGAGGCAGGTACATCAGTCTCATTTTTGGTACTAATCTCACAGATGTCATCATCACAG GTGAGAATGGGACAATAGATGGACAGGGTGCTCTCTGGTGGCAACAATTTCACATGAACAAACTAAAATACACAAGACCTTACTTGATTGAACTCATGCATTCTAATAAAATTCAGATATCAAATCTAACCCTTCTCAACTCTCCTTCTTGGAATATTCATCCTGTTTATAGCAG CGATATCATTATCCAAGGCATCACTATTTTAGCACCTGTTACATCCCCAAACACTGATGGGATCGACCCAG ATTCTTGCACAAATATAAAACTAGAGGACAACTACATTGTATCTGGAGATGATTGTGTAGCAGTCAAAAGTGGCTGGGATGAGTATGGTATAAAATACGGAAAGCCAACAAGTCATTTGATCATCAAACGTCTCACTTGCATTTCACCTTACAGTGCAGCTATAGCACTAGGAAGTGAAATGTCAGGTGGAATTCAAGATGTGAGAATTCAAGACATTACAGCCATCCAGACAGAATCAGGGATAAGAATCAAAACTGGTGTGGGGCGAGGGGGATACGTCAAAGATATATATGTCAAGGGGATGAAACTGCACACCATGAAATGGGTATTTTGGATGACAGGCAACTATGGTTCACATGCTGACACTCACTGGGATCCTAAAGCCTTACCAGAGATAAAAGGAATCAATTACCGGGATGTGGTGGCTGAGAACGTGTCAATGGCTGGCCAGCTAGATGGGATATCCGGGGATCCTTTCACTGGAATCTGCATGTCCAATGTAACAATTGGTTTAGCAAAAAAGTCCAAGCAAAATCCATGGGCTTGCACTAATATTGAAGGAATTAGCAGTAGTGTGCAACCTCCACCTTGTAAGTTGCTAGTTGATCAGGGCCCAAAGAAAAGTGGTATGTGTGATTTTCCTACAGAAAGTTTACCCATAGATAGCATAGAGATGCAAAGATGTTCTTATAGATTGAATCTCTGA
- the LOC125868825 gene encoding mitogen-activated protein kinase homolog MMK2 gives MEASPGDHGVQSNFNGVPTHGGRYVQYNVYGNLFEVSKKYVPLRPVGRGAYGIVCAALNSETREEIAIKKIGNAFDNRIDAKRTLREIKLLRHMDHDNVIAIKDIIRPPQTENFNDVYIVYELMDTDLHQIIRSNQQLTDDHCRYFLYQILRGLKYIHSANVLHRDLKPSNLLLNANCDLKVGDFGLARTTSETDFMTEYVVTRWYRAPELLLNCSEYTAAIDIWSVGCILGEMMTRQPLFPGRDYVHQLKLITELIGSPDDASLGFLRSENARRYVRQLPQYPRQQFAAKFPNSSPGAVDLLEKMLVFDPSRRVTVDEALRHPYLAPLHDINEEPVCPMPFSFDFEQPSFTEENIKELIWRESVNFNPDPTH, from the exons ATGGAGGCAAGTCCAGGTGATCATGGTGTCCAAAGTAATTTCAATGGAGTTCCAACTCATGGGGGTCGTTATGTGCAGTATAATGTGTATGGTAATCTTTTTGAAGTTTCCAAAAAGTATGTTCCCCTTAGGCCTGTGGGTCGTGGAGCTTATGGCATCGTTTG TGCCGCTTTGAATTCGGAAACACGTGAGGAAATAGCTATCAAGAAGATTGGCAATGCATTTGATAATAGAATAGATGCAAAAAGGACTCTACGAGAGATAAAGCTTCTTCGTCACATGGATCATGACAAT GTGATTGCCATTAAAGATATTATAAGGCCACCACAAACTGAGAATTTCAATGATGTCTACATTGTTTATGAACTGATGGACACTGATCTTCATCAGATAATTCGTTCCAACCAACAATTGACTGATGATCACTGTCGG TATTTCCTATACCAAATATTACGAGGACTCAAATACATTCACTCTGCCAATGTCCTGCATCGTGATCTAAAACCCAGCAATTTGCTTCTTAATGCAAACTGTGACCTAAAAGTTGGAGATTTTGGGCTTGCAAGGACAACATCTGAAACAGATTTCATGACAGAGTATGTTGTAACACGGTGGTATCGTGCACCGGAGTTGCTCCTAAATTGTTCAGAATACACAGCAGCAATTGATATCTGGTCAGTTGGTTGCATACTGGGTGAGATGATGACACGACAGCCTCTCTTTCCTGGCAGGGATTACGTTCACCAGTTGAAACTTATCACAGAG CTCATAGGATCACCTGATGATGCCAGTCTTGGATTTCTCCGGAGTGAAAATGCTCGGAGGTATGTTAGACAGCTCCCACAGTACCCAAGGCAACAATTTGCTGCTAAATTCCCCAATTCATCTCCTGGAGCTGTTGATTTGCTTGAAAAAATGCTTGTCTTTGATCCAAGCAGGCGTGTTACAG TTGATGAAGCTCTCCGCCACCCCTACTTGGCACCTCTTCATGATATCAATGAGGAGCCTGTTTGTCCCATGCCTTTCAGTTTTGACTTTGAGCAGCCATCTTTTACTGAAGAAAATATCAAGGAGCTCATCTGGAGGGAATCTGTGAACTTTAATCCAGATCCAACTCACTGA
- the LOC125862609 gene encoding protein BPS1, chloroplastic-like, giving the protein MSLQQESHRPHHRFGNPFKMILSPKGSYLSPKLLALLNSFEQTLAGRLKSLKPGGKEDILSLSWMKQAISTLCAVHTDVKTLITDLELPVSDWDEKWIGVYLDNSLRMLDMCVAYSSEISRLSQGHLYLQCSLHNLDGSSTQFMKARSSLDGWKQHIIAKNHRLENCFAILDSLTESLNLPKIKNSAKGKVLMHAMYGVRVATVFICSIFAVAFSGSAAKLKDLQVRETCLWTEAFVDLRDFISGEIRGIYSGGKFTALKELEALDVSVKKIYPVIQDGVDPIDAAQLELLTSDLTKKTEKFSVGLDLLAKETDKFFQILLTGRDALLCNLRVGSAVVKPAHPNKNVHKQMVK; this is encoded by the coding sequence atgagtctaCAACAGGAATCACACCGTCCTCATCACCGATTTGGTAATCCGTTTAAAATGATATTATCACCCAAGGGCTCATATTTGTCTCCTAAACTCCTTGCTCTGTTGAATTCATTTGAGCAGACATTAGCAGGGAGACTTAAGAGTCTTAAGCCTGGAGGCAAGGAAGATATCCTTAGCCTTTCATGGATGAAACAAGCAATAAGCACACTTTGTGCAGTCCATACAGATGTGAAAACTCTTATTACTGATCTCGAGCTTCCTGTATCTGACTGGGATGAGAAGTGGATTGGTGTCTACTTGGACAATAGTTTAAGGATGCTGGATATGTGTGTAGCCTACAGCTCTGAGATTTCCAGGCTTAGCCAAGGCCACCTTTATCTTCAGTGCAGCTTGCACAACCTGGATGGCTCCTCAACACAGTTCATGAAGGCTCGTTCTTCATTGGATGGATGGAAGCAGCACATTATTGCAAAGAACCATAGACTGGAGAATTGCTTTGCCATCTTGGACAGCCTCACTGAATCACTGAACCTACCCAAGATTAAGAATTCTGCTAAAGGGAAGGTTCTGATGCATGCGATGTATGGAGTGAGGGTTGCAACTGTTTTCATATGTAGCATCTTTGCTGTTGCATTCTCGGGTTCTGCAGCAAAATTGAAGGATCTGCAGGTTCGTGAGACTTGCTTGTGGACAGAAGCTTTTGTTGATCTTCGTGATTTTATTAGTGGTGAGATCAGGGGCATATATTCTGGAGGGAAATTCACAGCACTGAAGGAGCTTGAAGCATTGGATGTTAGTGTGAAGAAGATATACCCAGTCATACAGGATGGAGTAGACCCTATTGACGCGGCACAGTTGGAACTTCTAACTTCAGATCTGactaaaaaaacagaaaaatttTCGGTAGGACTAGATCTCCTAGCAAAGGAGACAGATAAGTTCTTTCAAATCCTTCTAACTGGACGTGATGCTTTGCTTTGTAACCTTAGAGTTGGTAGTGCAGTCGTTAAACCAGCCCATCCAAACAAAAATGTACATAAACAAATGGTGAAGTGA
- the LOC125872187 gene encoding probable serine/threonine-protein kinase At1g01540 gives MSVYDAAFVNSELSKNTSIFGLKLWVVIGIFVGAVFVLILFLLSLCITASRRRTTTQKGKLHRPINSELTPVVSKEIQEIVHHDTAPDHRPIVLQAVPEIQINMGKVEHRVVFSDKMPGASSGESRATNGAETGSLGNSGQLPEVSHLGWGRWYTLRELEAATNCLSDENVIGEGGYGIVYQGVLTDGTRVAVKNLLNNRGQAEKEFKVEVEAIGRVRHKNLVRLLGYCVEGAYRMLVYEYVDNGTLEQWIHGDVGDVSPLTWDNRMTIIVGTAKALAYLHEGLEPKVVHRDVKSSNVLLDRQWHPKLSDFGLAKLLNAERSYVTTRVMGTFGYVAPEYACTGMLNEKSDIYSFGILIMEIITGRTPVDYGRPKGETNLVEWLKMMVGNRKSEEVVDPKLPEMPSSKGLKRALLVALRCVDPDAQKRPKMGHIIHMLEADDLLVRDERRIGRERESSNSHRDYKQDNQAGPKLSRKQYGDGAPETSEGDSSRNHNLPSSWR, from the exons ATGTCTGTGTACGATGCGGCGTTTGTGAACAGTGAGTTATCGAAGAACACTTCGATATTTGGATTGAAATTGTGGGTGGTGATTGGGATCTTTGTTGGAGCTGTATTTGTTCTCATACTCTTCCTTCTGTCACTCTGTATCACCGCTTCTCGCCGCCGCACTACCACCCAAAAAGGCAAACTCCACCGTCCTATCAATTCTGAGCTTACCCCAGTTGTCTCCAAGGAAATCCAAGAGATTGTCCACCATGACACCGCCCCAGATCACCGCCCCATTGTCCTTCAG GCTGTGCCAGAAATACAGATCAACATGGGGAAGGTGGAGCACAGAGTGGTGTTTTCAGACAAGATGCCTGGGGCATCAAGCGGTGAGAGTAGGGCAACTAATGGGGCTGAAACGGGGTCGTTAGGGAATAGTGGGCAATTGCCAGAAGTATCACATTTAGGGTGGGGAAGGTGGTATACGCTGAGAGAGCTCGAGGCTGCCACTAATTGCTTGTCTGATGAGAATGTGATAGGAGAAGGCGGGTATGGAATTGTGTATCAAGGTGTATTGACTGATGGCACCAGAGTAGCTGTTAAAAATCTCTTGAATAACAG GGGTCAAGCAGAGAAGGAGTTTAAAGTGGAGGTAGAAGCTATTGGGCGTGTAAGACACAAGAATCTCGTGAGGCTGCTTGGGTACTGTGTTGAAGGAGCTTACAG GATGCTTGTCTATGAGTATGTAGATAATGGAACTTTGGAGCAATGGATTCACGGAGATGTTGGGGATGTCAGTCCTTTGACATGGGATAACAGAATGACTATAATAGTGGGAACAGCAAAAGC TTTAGCATATCTTCATGAGGGTCTGGAACCTAAAGTTGTTCATCGAGATGTAAAATCCAGCAACGTACTCCTCGATCGCCAGTGGCATCCAAAGCTGTCCGACTTTGGGCTTGCTAAACTCCTCAATGCAGAGAGGAGTTATGTGACAACTCGTGTAATGGGAACATTTGG TTATGTTGCACCAGAATATGCTTGTACCGGCATGCTTAATGAGAAGAGTGACATTTATAGCTTTGGAATACTTATCATGGAGATAATTACTGGGAGAACTCCTGTTGATTATGGTAGACCAAAAGGCGAG ACTAATTTGGTGGAGTGGTTAAAAATGATGGTTGGGAATCGAAAATCTGAGGAAGTGGTTGATCCTAAGTTGCCTGAAATGCCTTCGTCAAAAGGACTCAAGCGTGCTCTTTTGGTTGCTCTTCGGTGTGTTGATCCTGATGCTCAAAAGAGGCCTAAAATGGGACACATTATCCACATGCTAGAGGCGGATGATCTGCTGGTTCGTGAT GAACGTCGTATTGGTAGAGAAAGAGAATCGTCTAATTCCCACCGTGACTACAAACAAGACAACCAAGCTGGTCCCAAGTTATCCAGAAAACAATATGGTGATGGAGCACCAGAAACTAGTGAAGGAGATAGTAGTAGAAACCATAATTTGCCATCTAGTTGGAGATag